A segment of the Deltaproteobacteria bacterium genome:
TTATCCCCACCGTGGATTTTTCCCGATTGGAAGAAGTTCTCATCCTTGGTGGCGAGCCATGAAGATCCGCGGGATCGAGAAAAAGGATCGGCCTGCGCTGAAAGCCATCCTTAAGGCCCAGGAGCATTTCAAGCCATCAGAAATACAAGTTGCTTTGGAAATTATAGACTTAGCTCTGACGCAACCAAACCAGGGCGACTACAGTATCCGCGTAGCCGAAGGAGAGGATGGAGAAATCCTTGGATACATTTGTTATGGAAAAGCTCCCTTGACGGATGCCACCTATGACCTTTATTGGATCGTGGTCCAT
Coding sequences within it:
- a CDS encoding GNAT family N-acetyltransferase — translated: MKIRGIEKKDRPALKAILKAQEHFKPSEIQVALEIIDLALTQPNQGDYSIRVAEGEDGEILGYICYGKAPLTDATYDLYWIVVHPVSWNQGTGTLLLRYAEKDLAQRQARLLLIETSSLPPYESPRAFYLKHGYKEVARVMDYYAVGDHKLIFGKILTPCRS